The Fulvivirga ligni genome window below encodes:
- a CDS encoding GAF domain-containing protein, which yields MQGIQNSREEQFRVFHDKVYEEADGITRYFIIGYFFFGVFLSVFYSTWELGLVMGGVSIGLYYLVQTLSKGTFLSRLTVSFLFWNFPFQFILQLHGTYEMYFFYFVSLTVLLFYEDWRLLMPAIIYAIITFLFLFYCKLYGTELKVYMNNIPDLNYKNALLHIAIITVYAGLCILWSKLQRDQTKQAAITNLDMQGQLKLMDTNINFADNISQGDLTAEYGAEEPDKLGKALMDMRESLVEASDRESKERFVNVGLASIGDILRSNSDDLNKLCDMVIQELVKYMKVNQGGIFIITENENGSDRHLELMACRAYERKKYLKKRVEIGEGLVGQSAIERKFIHLKEIPSNYVNISSGLGTARPNSLLIVPLQSNDEMVGVIEMASFKDFEQNDIEFLEKVGESIASSIISAKTNQATVELLQQSREMTEQMQAQEEEMRQNMEEMQATQEEMARAQRELSAKEANFNALINNTTDSIITIDREYRIVIMNEVQKARYRGSQYEAMKEGSNALDMLGSVREEWKGYYDRAFAGEALNFTIKSSVHGENSWREYYINPIRDNHGGTVGASIFSRDITSRKRIEENSKTMANVVGELLNTSTDMLMAIDNKYNLLVSNDKFKDESVEILGARAADGVNLLENLEGARQSAIKEQYDKALAGAEFDAELKVANGVLVNHYKPIRNEDKEVIGVAIKTHFK from the coding sequence ATGCAAGGGATCCAGAATAGTCGTGAAGAACAGTTTAGGGTTTTTCATGATAAAGTTTATGAAGAGGCAGACGGAATAACCAGATATTTTATAATAGGCTATTTCTTTTTTGGGGTATTTTTATCAGTATTCTATTCTACTTGGGAGTTAGGGCTGGTAATGGGAGGCGTATCCATTGGACTTTATTATCTAGTTCAGACACTTAGCAAAGGAACTTTCTTATCAAGACTCACCGTGAGTTTCCTTTTTTGGAACTTTCCTTTCCAATTTATTTTACAGCTACATGGCACCTACGAAATGTATTTCTTCTATTTCGTGTCGCTCACAGTTCTTCTTTTTTATGAAGATTGGAGATTGCTCATGCCGGCTATCATTTATGCTATTATCACATTTCTATTTCTGTTTTACTGTAAGTTATATGGTACTGAGTTAAAGGTATATATGAATAATATCCCTGATCTCAACTATAAAAATGCACTATTACATATAGCCATTATCACAGTATATGCGGGGTTATGTATTTTGTGGTCTAAGTTGCAAAGAGATCAAACCAAGCAGGCCGCGATTACCAATCTTGATATGCAAGGTCAGCTGAAATTAATGGATACCAATATCAATTTCGCTGACAATATCAGTCAGGGTGATCTTACGGCTGAATACGGTGCTGAGGAACCAGATAAGCTGGGTAAGGCTCTAATGGATATGAGAGAGAGTTTAGTAGAGGCTTCTGATCGTGAATCTAAAGAAAGGTTTGTGAACGTGGGGCTGGCTTCTATTGGTGATATTCTTAGAAGCAACTCAGATGACCTGAATAAACTTTGCGATATGGTTATTCAGGAGTTAGTAAAATACATGAAGGTAAATCAGGGCGGTATTTTTATTATAACGGAGAACGAGAATGGAAGTGACCGTCATTTAGAGCTCATGGCTTGTCGTGCTTATGAGCGTAAGAAATATTTGAAAAAGAGGGTAGAAATAGGTGAAGGTCTGGTAGGTCAGTCTGCCATTGAACGTAAGTTTATACATCTGAAAGAGATACCATCTAACTATGTAAATATTAGTTCTGGTCTAGGCACAGCAAGGCCTAACAGTTTGCTGATAGTGCCATTGCAATCTAATGATGAGATGGTTGGGGTAATAGAGATGGCCTCGTTCAAAGATTTCGAACAAAATGATATTGAATTCCTGGAGAAGGTCGGTGAAAGTATAGCATCTAGTATTATTAGTGCTAAGACCAACCAGGCTACGGTTGAGCTTCTGCAGCAATCTAGAGAGATGACTGAGCAAATGCAGGCCCAGGAAGAGGAGATGCGTCAGAACATGGAGGAGATGCAAGCTACTCAAGAGGAGATGGCCAGAGCTCAAAGAGAACTGTCTGCTAAAGAGGCTAACTTCAATGCGCTTATTAATAATACTACAGATAGTATAATCACTATTGATCGTGAATATAGAATAGTGATCATGAATGAGGTTCAAAAGGCCAGATATCGTGGTAGTCAGTATGAAGCTATGAAAGAGGGTTCTAACGCTCTGGATATGTTGGGTAGTGTGAGGGAAGAATGGAAAGGTTATTATGATAGAGCCTTTGCTGGTGAAGCACTTAACTTTACTATTAAGAGTTCTGTTCATGGTGAAAATAGCTGGAGAGAATACTATATCAATCCGATCAGAGATAATCACGGCGGTACTGTGGGAGCATCAATCTTCTCAAGAGACATTACGTCACGTAAGAGAATAGAAGAGAATTCTAAAACCATGGCTAATGTAGTAGGAGAGTTGTTAAACACTTCTACCGATATGCTAATGGCAATTGATAATAAATATAACTTGCTTGTTTCTAATGATAAGTTCAAGGATGAATCGGTAGAGATTTTGGGAGCAAGGGCTGCAGATGGAGTCAATCTTCTGGAGAATCTGGAAGGTGCCAGACAATCTGCCATTAAAGAGCAATATGATAAAGCTTTAGCAGGCGCTGAATTTGATGCTGAGCTTAAAGTGGCTAATGGTGTATTGGTGAATCACTATAAGCCTATCAGAAATGAAGATAAAGAGGTGATAGGTGTAGCTATCAAAACTCATTTCAAATAA
- a CDS encoding Glu/Leu/Phe/Val family dehydrogenase, with translation MGYIEPAPIKDEKNPFEAMMSRFHIASQILGLDDEVYNVLKSPAKQVIVSLPITMDDGSIRVFEGFRVIHSNILGPSKGGIRFDPGVNIDEVKALAAWMTWKCAVVDIPYGGAKGGIKCNPREMSSGEIERLMRAYTLTMIEIFGPDRDIPAPDMGTGPREMAWLMDEYSRTQGMTVNSVVTGKPLVLGGSLGRTEATGRGVMVSALAAMEKLKINPYKATCAVQGFGNVGSYAALLLEERGVKVVSVSDLSGAYYNASGINIQEAIEYRNGNNGSLEGYGGAEKIDGEELLTLEVDVLVPAATEDVITSHNADKIKAKLIVEGANGPTSAKADALINDKGIMVAPDILANAGGVTVSYFEWVQNRLGYKWTGERVNRRSDRIMKDAFDNVYRTSKEYNVSMRIAAYVVAIDKVAKTYKFRGGY, from the coding sequence ATGGGTTATATTGAACCAGCTCCAATAAAGGACGAGAAGAATCCATTTGAGGCCATGATGTCGAGATTTCACATCGCCTCTCAAATACTTGGGTTAGATGATGAAGTATATAACGTACTGAAGTCTCCCGCCAAGCAAGTGATAGTTTCCTTACCAATAACTATGGATGATGGATCTATCAGAGTGTTTGAAGGTTTTAGGGTAATCCACTCTAATATATTAGGACCTTCTAAAGGTGGGATTAGATTCGATCCCGGTGTAAACATAGATGAGGTAAAGGCTTTGGCTGCATGGATGACCTGGAAGTGCGCCGTAGTGGATATTCCTTACGGTGGAGCTAAAGGTGGAATCAAGTGTAACCCTAGAGAAATGTCTTCAGGAGAGATAGAAAGGTTAATGCGTGCTTACACATTAACTATGATCGAAATCTTTGGACCTGACAGAGATATTCCAGCACCGGACATGGGTACGGGACCAAGAGAAATGGCCTGGCTAATGGATGAATACTCAAGAACACAAGGTATGACTGTAAACTCTGTTGTTACTGGTAAGCCTTTGGTACTTGGTGGTTCATTAGGTAGAACTGAAGCTACTGGTAGAGGGGTAATGGTTTCTGCTTTGGCAGCCATGGAAAAATTAAAAATCAATCCTTATAAAGCTACTTGTGCTGTACAGGGGTTTGGTAACGTAGGATCTTACGCTGCACTTCTTTTGGAAGAAAGAGGTGTGAAAGTAGTTTCTGTAAGTGATCTTTCAGGTGCATATTATAATGCATCGGGAATCAATATTCAGGAAGCTATTGAATATAGAAATGGTAATAACGGTTCACTAGAGGGATATGGCGGCGCTGAGAAAATCGACGGCGAAGAGTTATTGACCCTTGAAGTAGATGTACTTGTGCCAGCTGCTACTGAAGATGTAATTACATCTCATAACGCTGATAAAATTAAAGCCAAACTTATTGTGGAGGGTGCTAACGGCCCTACTTCAGCTAAAGCAGATGCTTTAATTAACGATAAAGGAATTATGGTGGCTCCAGATATCTTAGCAAATGCTGGTGGTGTTACTGTTTCTTACTTTGAGTGGGTGCAAAACAGACTAGGATATAAATGGACTGGAGAAAGAGTAAACAGAAGATCTGACAGGATTATGAAAGATGCTTTTGATAACGTTTACCGTACATCCAAAGAGTACAATGTATCCATGAGAATTGCAGCTTATGTAGTGGCTATTGACAAAGTAGCTAAAACATATAAATTTCGTGGTGGTTATTAA
- a CDS encoding SusD/RagB family nutrient-binding outer membrane lipoprotein has protein sequence MKKILIILLSIGLITSCNDFDELNTNVKDPSEVPGEALFTGAQKNLVDQLTSTNVNYNVFRLFSQYWTQTQYPDESQYDLVTRTIPEQHWSVLYKDVLKDLNEAAIVLENTELLPTDDPVEKENKILITEIMSVFTYSILVETFGDVPYEQALDIEVLLPKYDDAQTIYMDLITRLDAARDALDPAHGSFGDEDNLYQGDVTKWIKFANSLKLRMGMLLADVDNASAKNIVEEAVANIFESNADNASLIYLSATPNTNPLYVDLVASGRHDFVPANTLIDIMQPREYEYLTDDNEDGVINEKDNATVVLGSVTMTDPRAEFYFASNVDADPTVEQTVYLGGLYGLQNNFGSSTHIADAIQEPTFPGTILDYAELEFLLAEAVERGYNVGGTAEEHYNKAIMASMDFWGVSEEAANNYLARTDVAYTTASGDYKQKIGLQKWIALYNRGFTGWREWRRLDYPVLLPSVDAVSALPVRYTYPIVEQTLNGSQRASAAAAIGGDDVTTKLFWDMN, from the coding sequence ATGAAAAAAATACTAATAATATTGTTGAGCATCGGTTTAATTACTTCTTGTAATGACTTTGATGAACTCAACACCAACGTGAAAGACCCATCAGAAGTACCTGGCGAGGCACTTTTCACTGGGGCTCAGAAGAATCTGGTGGATCAGCTTACCAGCACTAATGTAAATTATAATGTATTCCGTTTGTTTTCACAGTACTGGACACAAACGCAATATCCAGACGAAAGCCAGTATGATTTAGTGACCAGGACCATTCCTGAGCAGCATTGGAGTGTTCTTTATAAAGATGTATTGAAAGATCTCAACGAGGCGGCCATTGTTCTTGAAAACACAGAATTACTACCCACTGATGATCCTGTGGAGAAGGAGAACAAAATTCTCATCACCGAAATCATGTCGGTATTCACTTACTCTATTTTGGTGGAAACCTTTGGAGATGTGCCCTATGAGCAAGCTTTAGATATAGAAGTATTACTACCAAAATATGATGATGCCCAGACCATTTACATGGACCTGATCACCAGATTAGATGCCGCAAGAGACGCTTTAGATCCTGCTCATGGAAGCTTTGGAGATGAAGATAATCTTTATCAAGGCGATGTTACGAAATGGATCAAGTTTGCCAATTCATTAAAGTTAAGAATGGGAATGCTGTTAGCCGATGTAGATAATGCTTCCGCTAAAAACATAGTAGAAGAAGCCGTTGCAAATATATTTGAAAGCAATGCAGATAATGCATCCTTAATATATCTCAGCGCTACGCCAAACACTAATCCATTATATGTAGACCTGGTGGCCAGTGGAAGACATGATTTTGTCCCTGCCAACACGCTAATCGATATCATGCAGCCTAGAGAATACGAATACTTAACTGATGATAATGAAGATGGTGTAATCAACGAAAAAGATAATGCTACTGTAGTGCTAGGTTCTGTAACCATGACTGATCCAAGAGCAGAATTTTACTTTGCCAGTAATGTGGATGCTGATCCTACTGTAGAGCAAACCGTATACTTAGGTGGTTTATATGGCCTACAAAATAATTTTGGGTCTAGTACCCATATTGCTGATGCCATTCAAGAGCCAACCTTTCCTGGTACTATCCTCGATTATGCGGAACTTGAATTCTTGTTAGCCGAAGCAGTGGAGAGGGGCTACAACGTAGGCGGCACCGCAGAAGAACATTACAATAAAGCTATTATGGCATCTATGGACTTCTGGGGTGTGAGTGAAGAAGCCGCTAATAACTATTTAGCCCGAACAGATGTGGCTTATACCACAGCTTCTGGTGACTATAAACAGAAGATAGGCCTCCAAAAATGGATTGCTTTGTACAATAGAGGCTTTACCGGATGGAGAGAATGGAGAAGACTGGACTATCCTGTTCTACTTCCTTCTGTTGATGCCGTAAGTGCTCTACCAGTTCGTTATACCTATCCTATAGTAGAACAGACACTCAATGGATCACAGCGGGCTTCAGCCGCTGCAGCCATAGGTGGTGATGATGTAACTACTAAACTTTTCTGGGATATGAATTAA
- a CDS encoding phosphatidylserine decarboxylase family protein — protein sequence MTIHKEGRVLLAVLLIVLIIINGLVLYFIPEKPIVFNLVLAASFILFLLILQFFRHPKITIPINDKHVVAPADGKVVVIEETTETEYLKDKRLQISIFMSPVNVHVNRMPVKGVVEFFKYHAGKYLVAWHPKSSSENERTTLVVKTDKGVPVLVRQIAGALARRIKWYAKEGQQFEQGEEFGFIKFGSRVDVFLPLDAKVKVNIGEKTKGGRTVIAEI from the coding sequence TTGACTATACACAAAGAAGGAAGAGTATTACTCGCGGTTCTATTAATAGTGCTAATCATTATTAATGGCCTGGTTTTATATTTTATACCAGAAAAACCAATCGTTTTTAATCTGGTATTAGCAGCTAGTTTTATACTCTTTTTATTGATTTTACAGTTCTTCAGACATCCTAAAATTACTATTCCTATCAACGACAAGCACGTAGTGGCTCCAGCGGATGGGAAAGTAGTGGTAATAGAAGAAACTACTGAAACGGAATATTTGAAAGACAAAAGACTTCAAATTTCTATTTTCATGTCACCTGTAAATGTGCATGTAAACAGAATGCCTGTTAAAGGTGTGGTAGAGTTTTTTAAATATCATGCAGGTAAATATTTGGTAGCATGGCATCCTAAATCCAGTTCGGAAAATGAGAGAACTACGTTAGTGGTGAAAACCGACAAGGGAGTGCCTGTTTTGGTTCGTCAGATTGCTGGTGCTTTAGCCAGAAGAATCAAATGGTATGCAAAGGAAGGTCAGCAGTTTGAGCAGGGAGAAGAGTTTGGTTTCATTAAATTTGGATCTAGAGTAGATGTATTCTTACCGCTAGATGCAAAAGTGAAAGTAAACATAGGTGAGAAAACCAAAGGTGGTAGAACTGTAATAGCAGAAATATAA
- the rplS gene encoding 50S ribosomal protein L19 → MNDIIKSIEAENNERRDSLPSFKAGDTVNVHVRITEGNKERIQQFQGTVIQRRHPNSNGETFTVRKVSNGIGIERIFPILSPSIDKIEVIRKGKVRRARLYYLRGRQGKAARIKEKL, encoded by the coding sequence ATGAACGATATTATCAAATCAATTGAGGCAGAAAACAACGAGAGAAGAGATTCGCTTCCTTCTTTCAAAGCCGGTGATACAGTAAATGTACACGTAAGAATTACTGAGGGTAACAAAGAAAGAATTCAGCAATTTCAAGGTACTGTAATTCAAAGAAGACATCCTAATAGTAATGGAGAGACCTTTACAGTAAGAAAAGTTTCTAATGGAATTGGAATTGAGAGAATTTTCCCAATTTTATCTCCAAGCATCGACAAAATCGAAGTAATCAGAAAAGGTAAGGTAAGAAGAGCTAGACTTTACTACTTAAGAGGCAGACAAGGTAAAGCTGCTAGAATCAAAGAAAAGCTTTAA
- a CDS encoding putative signal transducing protein, whose translation MTKWSKVYSTDKPYRADMVKSLLDQNDLHSVIVNKRDSSYHFGLLEVHVASDEVMRALQLINNDIDFK comes from the coding sequence ATGACCAAGTGGTCTAAGGTATATTCTACAGACAAGCCGTATAGAGCTGACATGGTGAAAAGCTTGCTAGATCAGAATGACCTTCACTCAGTTATAGTTAATAAAAGAGATTCGTCCTATCACTTTGGCCTACTAGAAGTTCATGTAGCCTCTGATGAAGTAATGAGAGCGCTACAACTAATTAATAATGACATCGATTTTAAATAA
- the dusB gene encoding tRNA dihydrouridine synthase DusB translates to MVKIGNVEIGDFPLLLAPMEDVSDPPFRAVCKENGADMMYTEFISSEGLIRNAAKSVEKLDIYDYERPIGIQIFGDKIESMREAAAIAEEARPEIIDINYGCPVKKVACKGAGAGILLDIPKMQKMTEEIVKQVQLPVTVKTRLGWDDSTIKIVEVAKRLQDVGIQALTIHGRTRKQMYKGVADWTKIAEVKNHPDIHIPIFGNGDIDSPEKALEYKNKYEVDGIMIGRAAIGYPWIFNEIKHFFETGEHLPPPTLKDRVDVAKKHLNFSVEWKGEKKGIFEMRRHYTNYFRGIPNFKPYRTQLVELDSHEEILNVLDGVESKFSEVFAS, encoded by the coding sequence ATGGTAAAGATTGGAAATGTAGAGATTGGTGATTTTCCGCTTTTATTGGCGCCTATGGAAGATGTAAGTGATCCTCCGTTTAGAGCCGTATGCAAGGAAAATGGGGCAGATATGATGTACACGGAATTTATTTCCTCTGAGGGTTTAATCAGAAATGCTGCAAAGAGCGTAGAAAAGCTTGACATATATGATTATGAAAGGCCTATTGGTATCCAGATTTTTGGAGACAAGATAGAATCTATGCGAGAAGCTGCAGCCATAGCAGAAGAGGCAAGACCTGAAATTATTGACATCAATTATGGCTGTCCTGTAAAAAAAGTGGCTTGTAAAGGAGCGGGTGCCGGTATTCTTTTGGATATACCCAAGATGCAGAAGATGACGGAGGAGATAGTGAAGCAAGTGCAGCTGCCCGTTACGGTAAAGACCAGATTAGGCTGGGATGACAGCACCATCAAGATTGTAGAAGTAGCCAAGAGGTTACAAGATGTAGGCATTCAGGCCCTTACCATCCACGGACGTACTAGAAAACAGATGTACAAGGGTGTGGCTGACTGGACTAAAATAGCGGAAGTTAAAAATCATCCGGATATTCATATACCCATTTTCGGGAATGGTGATATTGACTCACCCGAGAAAGCATTAGAATATAAAAACAAGTATGAAGTTGATGGCATCATGATCGGTAGAGCAGCCATTGGCTATCCTTGGATTTTTAATGAAATAAAGCACTTCTTTGAAACAGGAGAGCACCTACCGCCACCAACGTTGAAGGACAGAGTAGATGTTGCTAAAAAGCACTTAAACTTTTCTGTAGAATGGAAAGGGGAGAAGAAAGGTATTTTTGAAATGAGAAGGCATTACACTAATTATTTCAGAGGAATACCAAACTTTAAACCTTATAGAACTCAATTAGTAGAGTTAGATTCTCACGAGGAAATATTGAACGTTCTGGATGGGGTGGAATCAAAATTTTCAGAAGTGTTTGCCTCTTAG
- a CDS encoding phosphatidate cytidylyltransferase translates to MTSILNKYSNFTQRVIAGLFGALVIISSICYGQWTYFIMFLLICVVTQLEFYKLVGLDGMLPLKTFGTFCGGCLFIISFLVEGGHISSKYYFVLFPVVTCVYLIYLYQSKAVKPFRGIAFTFLGILYVAIPFSLLNVVAFQPGSYTFELILGSLLILWANDTGAYFTGVRYGKRKLFERVSPKKSWEGSVGGLILALSMAYALYYTTGSMELWRWMGVGLIIVIGGTYGDLVESLFKRSIEIKDSGRLIPGHGGFLDRFDGLLLSVPFITAFLKIF, encoded by the coding sequence ATGACATCGATTTTAAATAAATACAGCAATTTCACTCAAAGAGTTATAGCTGGCTTATTCGGAGCTTTAGTGATCATATCCAGTATTTGCTATGGTCAGTGGACGTATTTTATAATGTTTTTGCTGATCTGTGTAGTCACACAGCTTGAGTTTTACAAACTAGTGGGGCTGGACGGAATGCTTCCGCTGAAAACCTTCGGCACATTCTGTGGAGGTTGTCTTTTTATTATTTCTTTTTTAGTTGAAGGAGGGCACATATCCAGTAAATATTATTTTGTGCTCTTTCCTGTGGTTACTTGTGTTTACTTAATCTATTTATATCAAAGTAAGGCCGTGAAACCTTTTAGGGGCATAGCCTTTACATTTTTAGGAATACTATACGTAGCTATTCCATTTTCACTACTTAATGTGGTAGCGTTTCAGCCTGGAAGCTATACTTTTGAACTCATTTTAGGTTCATTGCTTATCCTTTGGGCAAACGATACTGGTGCCTATTTTACGGGTGTTAGGTATGGAAAAAGAAAGCTTTTTGAAAGAGTGTCTCCTAAAAAATCCTGGGAAGGAAGTGTGGGAGGTTTAATACTTGCTCTTTCTATGGCTTACGCTTTATATTATACTACAGGATCTATGGAACTTTGGAGATGGATGGGCGTAGGATTAATAATAGTGATTGGTGGTACTTATGGTGACTTGGTAGAGTCACTTTTTAAAAGGAGCATCGAGATTAAAGATTCTGGCAGATTAATTCCTGGCCATGGTGGATTTTTAGATCGTTTTGATGGACTTTTGCTATCAGTACCATTTATTACTGCTTTTTTAAAAATTTTTTGA
- a CDS encoding CPBP family intramembrane glutamic endopeptidase: MDISDNNIQSPGGVSSLGAAVVVFLLALLGTLFGSIIGMAICIPFYSGSVLDLSEAMANPQGNEGMKSILFFSQGFGSAFGMIFIPMAYLKVTQKRGIDVFFQKPIGWLPLVLTAFTVISFMVVNSLFIEWNANFQFPEFMSGFESWARAKEDHLAEITTYLTDFKNVGDFVMAFIVIAIIAPIGEELVFRGFIQTHLHKFSKNIHVAIWVSAILFSAIHMQFFGFIPRLLLGALFGYLYHWSGNLIVPMIAHFVNNGFTLVLVIMAKREAIPYDIENTESLPLSTVLIFAIITTGLLFYFRNHFYRSQVK, translated from the coding sequence ATGGATATTTCAGATAACAATATACAGTCGCCAGGAGGAGTTAGTTCCCTTGGAGCAGCTGTAGTGGTATTTTTATTGGCCTTGCTTGGTACTCTCTTCGGTTCTATTATTGGTATGGCCATATGTATTCCTTTCTATTCCGGTTCCGTATTAGATTTAAGTGAAGCCATGGCCAACCCTCAGGGTAACGAGGGCATGAAGTCTATCCTTTTCTTTAGTCAGGGATTTGGCTCCGCATTTGGAATGATCTTTATTCCTATGGCCTATTTGAAGGTGACTCAAAAAAGGGGAATTGATGTATTCTTTCAAAAGCCGATAGGTTGGCTTCCTCTAGTGCTTACTGCCTTTACTGTCATTTCATTTATGGTGGTGAATTCATTATTTATAGAGTGGAATGCTAACTTTCAGTTTCCTGAATTCATGAGCGGCTTTGAATCATGGGCCAGAGCTAAGGAAGATCATTTGGCAGAAATAACCACGTACCTTACTGATTTCAAGAATGTTGGTGATTTTGTAATGGCTTTTATAGTGATTGCCATAATCGCTCCAATAGGGGAAGAGTTAGTTTTTAGAGGATTTATACAGACCCATCTACATAAGTTTTCAAAAAATATTCATGTGGCCATATGGGTTTCAGCTATACTTTTTAGTGCTATTCACATGCAGTTTTTTGGTTTTATACCCAGGCTGTTACTAGGCGCACTTTTCGGCTACTTATATCACTGGTCTGGAAACCTCATTGTGCCTATGATCGCACATTTTGTTAACAATGGATTTACCTTAGTGTTAGTTATTATGGCAAAGCGAGAGGCTATTCCTTATGATATAGAAAATACTGAGTCACTCCCTTTGTCTACTGTACTAATATTCGCTATTATTACCACAGGACTATTGTTTTATTTTAGAAACCATTTTTATAGAAGCCAAGTGAAATGA